The Dasypus novemcinctus isolate mDasNov1 chromosome 2, mDasNov1.1.hap2, whole genome shotgun sequence genome contains the following window.
GTGATGGCCAAGGTCGCTCCTGATGGCGTCAAGTTGTTCCTGAAGCAGCCGGGCACGCTCGTCCAGGCTGCGCTGCTGAGCCAAGACAGCGGCCTTGCCAGCCAGCAGAGAGCAGTAGGCACGCAACCCCTCCTCTGGCAGTGCCCGCACTAGCACCTCGCGCAGGGCTCGCTCACGCCGCGCCACGTGCTCCTTCAGCTCCTTGGCGTCCTCCTGCTGCCGCTGCAGGAGCCGGAGTCGCTGCAGAAGAGAGGCCTGAAGTGGCAGGGAGAGGGTTCCTTGAGTGAGCTGGGCGGGCGCGCCACCGCCCCCGGGACAGTCCCAGGGGAGACCGAAGGCCCCTCCCCGCCGCGCTCGCTCCCCGCCCCCTCACTGCTTTCCGCCAACCTGAACCCCTTTTTACCCGTTCCTCGGGGTCGCTGTCTTCACCTGCCCGTGCCAGAGCCCGGTGCACGCGGCCCAGGCGGCTGCCCAGCAGCAACAGGAGGCCGAGCACTCGTTCCAGGTCGGCCATGAACCGAATGAACCGCTCTAGCTCGCGGGGTGCACAGGCTTGGCTCACAGCAGTCTCCAAAGCTGCCCGGCGTTTAACCCACACCTGGGCCACTCCCCGTAGCCGCTCCTGCTCTGCATGGAGGTCCTGCAGCATCTTTTGGAGGAGGTCAGCTAGTTCCACCTGCAAGCAGGGCCTGGGTACTCAGGGCTGGGGCCAGGCCCCTGATGTCTCAGCCAAGACTCTGGGCTCTTGCCCCACCCGGCCTCCACCAGCCCCTCCACACTCACTTTCTTGGCGTGGATACTGCTGGTTAGCTCAGGGCACCCCTGGCCAACTGGCTGGTCAGGCAATGGGTGGGTGGTAGGGTTTTCAGAACTTGACTCCTCCTGAGAAGTTAGCAGGAGCTGGGCGGAGTTGAGCAGACAGAACCTGGTGACAAAGTCAGAGTTCCCTGGGTTTTACTGCCCCAGAGTTCCCAGGTTTTGAATCTGGAGTCCCTAGTACCCCTCACTTACCCTGGCTCAGAAATAACAGCATCCTCCTTTCCAGCCCCCCCACAGGCTGGCCCCATTGTAGCCCAGACCTCAGCTAATGGAATCAGGCCATCCAGTAGGCCTAGAGGTGGttctgggctggggtgggggacaaGAGCATCACCCAGAGAGGAATCTAGCCTGGCCAGCTCCTGAACCAGCTCTTCAAGGCGCTGACTGGGCCATGACGGCCTGGAACCAGGCTGGCCGGTACCCCAGGCCAGGGCAGTATGGTCCAGGGGCCCTGGAGTGTCTCTGCCTGGAGGTCCCAAGGCATCAGTTGGGAGAAGTTTGAGCGGGTCACTCTCTGCAGCTGCAGGGGGGTCAGTGGTCAGCAGTCCAGTGGAGTCATCCATGGATGGGATATCACCATTTGCGGTCCCAGCAGGGCTACAGCATGTGGTCCTGGAGACACCCACAGAACTGTTCACTCCCTGCCAGCAGTCACCTGCCTCTGCAGTCTCTGGGCACTCACGGAGGGGGTGTTCCAGGGGGACTGTAGCCGGACCAGCCCTTTGACCCAGGTTAGCTCCATGCTGCTGGTCAGAGGCATAGGAACTGGAAGTGGAAAAGACACTAGATCACAAGTGGTAGCCTCCACAGTCCACCTGCCCTTATCCCCGCCACCTGGACTCCCAGGCTCCAGTCAGGCTTCCGTGGCCCCCCAGCATTTTgtgatgtgtatgtgtgtgtgatgggGGTGTCTCACCTCTGCTTAGAAGCAAGAGGGAATTCACCTGGTTGGGAGCTCTTGAGTGGCACAGGAGTCTCCATATGATCTCCTTCTGACCAGTGGCACTTCTTTTAGGAAAACTTCCTCactggggaggaaggagagccGGGCAGGCACAATGCAGGTTTCTGAGACTCTCTTCTCACTGTTGGTAAGGTTGCTCTGGGGATCCTTTGCAGGACACACCATTGCAGCCTCCTTCTGAGTCAGGAACCTGGAGGCAGGGACCCTACACTGACCAGAGTGGCCAGGAAGGAACCTCTTGGTGCTGCTCCCGGGAGATTgtagcatgtgtgtgtgttggatAAGGGGGGTGCAGTTTGCAAAAGACAGTCAGAGGGCTCAGACTGAGGGCAGGTGGAGGGTCCTCCACTTTCTTGGGCAAGAGCAATGAAAGCTGCCTCCCCAGGCTTTGGTCCCTTGagtggctcatgttttcttaccTGGAAAGTTTGGTCTGACAAAATGGTCTGGGGGGTTCTGCAACTTGGGGATCGGTCTGGAAAGGTGAACAACAAACAACACTTAGAAGAAATGTGGTGTGAGTTTTCAGTGCTCCAGATGCCCCACCTTCAAACCCCACCCCCAGGagctcccttccccaccctgcctgCATCCCCAATCTCTTCCATACCTTGACAACAGCCATGACCCTTTCTGAGCCTCTCCAGGGGCCCAAGACATCCCCTGAAGCACTCCAACTCTGACTGGCAGGCCTGTAGGCCTCTCCGAGTTTCAAAGACCCAGGATCCGGGTCTGCTGTGCCTGGGGGCTGGACACTGGGCAGCCATCCTATCTGGTGACCTTCGAACTCGGCCAGCGCCCGATGCTGCAACTCCTGGGGCTCCCACCTGGTGAGGCCAGAGCTAAAGCAGGCCTCGCCAGGGCATTCCCCCGCCGGCCCATGGCCCGGATCCCCGCAAGCCAGCTTCGCCGGCTCTGAGAAGCACCACTTCCCCTGCTGGTTCGCAAGGCGCCCGGGGCTGGCGGTTCCTGGCGCGGGAGGCCGGGAgcgcgcccgccccgccgccgcgTCGGGATGGCTGAGCGAGGCCGAGCGCGCGTGCTCCGCGGCAGGCCGTGCTGGTGGCGCGGGCCGCAGGCGGGCAGGCAGGCTCACGCGGAGCTCC
Protein-coding sequences here:
- the SHROOM1 gene encoding protein Shroom1 isoform X5, whose protein sequence is MFLQDPAPAASMPSRTAAEALGPGGNRSSPASSTRSLDLQRLPSRADSAYSSFSAASGGPEPRTPSPRTDLFPYLDWDYVRAVRGGPAPASAAAPHTPARRAPVPAASSGPRSAEVRGAAEPLSRQATPLLCALAAEAEAAARAAEPLSPPASRAAYRQRLRSAQRRVLRETSFQRKELRVSLPARLRPAPPARPAAEHARSASLSHPDAAAGRARSRPPAPGTASPGRLANQQGKWCFSEPAKLACGDPGHGPAGECPGEACFSSGLTRWEPQELQHRALAEFEGHQIGWLPSVQPPGTADPDPGSLKLGEAYRPASQSWSASGDVLGPWRGSERVMAVVKTDPQVAEPPRPFCQTKLSSSYASDQQHGANLGQRAGPATVPLEHPLRECPETAEAGDCWQGVNSSVGVSRTTCCSPAGTANGDIPSMDDSTGLLTTDPPAAAESDPLKLLPTDALGPPGRDTPGPLDHTALAWGTGQPGSRPSWPSQRLEELVQELARLDSSLGDALVPHPSPEPPLGLLDGLIPLAEVWATMGPACGGAGKEDAVISEPGFCLLNSAQLLLTSQEESSSENPTTHPLPDQPVGQGCPELTSSIHAKKVELADLLQKMLQDLHAEQERLRGVAQVWVKRRAALETAVSQACAPRELERFIRFMADLERVLGLLLLLGSRLGRVHRALARAGEDSDPEERASLLQRLRLLQRQQEDAKELKEHVARRERALREVLVRALPEEGLRAYCSLLAGKAAVLAQQRSLDERARLLQEQLDAIRSDLGHHTLCPRPAWPPETCS
- the SHROOM1 gene encoding protein Shroom1 isoform X1, with the translated sequence MFLQDPAPAASMPSRTAAEALGPGGNRSSPASSTRSLDLQRLPSRADSAYSSFSAASGGPEPRTPSPRTDLFPYLDWDYVRAVRGGPAPASAAAPHTPARRAPVPAASSGPRSAEVRGAAEPLSRQATPLLCALAAEAEAAARAAEPLSPPASRAAYRQRLRSAQRRVLRETSFQRKELRVSLPARLRPAPPARPAAEHARSASLSHPDAAAGRARSRPPAPGTASPGRLANQQGKWCFSEPAKLACGDPGHGPAGECPGEACFSSGLTRWEPQELQHRALAEFEGHQIGWLPSVQPPGTADPDPGSLKLGEAYRPASQSWSASGDVLGPWRGSERVMAVVKTDPQVAEPPRPFCQTKLSRFLTQKEAAMVCPAKDPQSNLTNSEKRVSETCIVPARLSFLPSEEVFLKEVPLVRRRSYGDSCATQELPTSSYASDQQHGANLGQRAGPATVPLEHPLRECPETAEAGDCWQGVNSSVGVSRTTCCSPAGTANGDIPSMDDSTGLLTTDPPAAAESDPLKLLPTDALGPPGRDTPGPLDHTALAWGTGQPGSRPSWPSQRLEELVQELARLDSSLGDALVPHPSPEPPLGLLDGLIPLAEVWATMGPACGGAGKEDAVISEPGFCLLNSAQLLLTSQEESSSENPTTHPLPDQPVGQGCPELTSSIHAKKVELADLLQKMLQDLHAEQERLRGVAQVWVKRRAALETAVSQACAPRELERFIRFMADLERVLGLLLLLGSRLGRVHRALARAGEDSDPEERASLLQRLRLLQRQQEDAKELKEHVARRERALREVLVRALPEEGLRAYCSLLAGKAAVLAQQRSLDERARLLQEQLDAIRSDLGHHTLCPRPAWPPETCS
- the SHROOM1 gene encoding protein Shroom1 isoform X4; translation: MPSRTAAEALGPGGNRSSPASSTRSLDLQRLPSRADSAYSSFSAASGGPEPRTPSPRTDLFPYLDWDYVRAVRGGPAPASAAAPHTPARRAPVPAASSGPRSAEVRGAAEPLSRQATPLLCALAAEAEAAARAAEPLSPPASRAAYRQRLRSAQRRVLRETSFQRKELRVSLPARLRPAPPARPAAEHARSASLSHPDAAAGRARSRPPAPGTASPGRLANQQGKWCFSEPAKLACGDPGHGPAGECPGEACFSSGLTRWEPQELQHRALAEFEGHQIGWLPSVQPPGTADPDPGSLKLGEAYRPASQSWSASGDVLGPWRGSERVMAVVKTDPQVAEPPRPFCQTKLSSEEVFLKEVPLVRRRSYGDSCATQELPTSSYASDQQHGANLGQRAGPATVPLEHPLRECPETAEAGDCWQGVNSSVGVSRTTCCSPAGTANGDIPSMDDSTGLLTTDPPAAAESDPLKLLPTDALGPPGRDTPGPLDHTALAWGTGQPGSRPSWPSQRLEELVQELARLDSSLGDALVPHPSPEPPLGLLDGLIPLAEVWATMGPACGGAGKEDAVISEPGFCLLNSAQLLLTSQEESSSENPTTHPLPDQPVGQGCPELTSSIHAKKVELADLLQKMLQDLHAEQERLRGVAQVWVKRRAALETAVSQACAPRELERFIRFMADLERVLGLLLLLGSRLGRVHRALARAGEDSDPEERASLLQRLRLLQRQQEDAKELKEHVARRERALREVLVRALPEEGLRAYCSLLAGKAAVLAQQRSLDERARLLQEQLDAIRSDLGHHTLCPRPAWPPETCS
- the SHROOM1 gene encoding protein Shroom1 isoform X2; protein product: MPSRTAAEALGPGGNRSSPASSTRSLDLQRLPSRADSAYSSFSAASGGPEPRTPSPRTDLFPYLDWDYVRAVRGGPAPASAAAPHTPARRAPVPAASSGPRSAEVRGAAEPLSRQATPLLCALAAEAEAAARAAEPLSPPASRAAYRQRLRSAQRRVLRETSFQRKELRVSLPARLRPAPPARPAAEHARSASLSHPDAAAGRARSRPPAPGTASPGRLANQQGKWCFSEPAKLACGDPGHGPAGECPGEACFSSGLTRWEPQELQHRALAEFEGHQIGWLPSVQPPGTADPDPGSLKLGEAYRPASQSWSASGDVLGPWRGSERVMAVVKTDPQVAEPPRPFCQTKLSRFLTQKEAAMVCPAKDPQSNLTNSEKRVSETCIVPARLSFLPSEEVFLKEVPLVRRRSYGDSCATQELPTSSYASDQQHGANLGQRAGPATVPLEHPLRECPETAEAGDCWQGVNSSVGVSRTTCCSPAGTANGDIPSMDDSTGLLTTDPPAAAESDPLKLLPTDALGPPGRDTPGPLDHTALAWGTGQPGSRPSWPSQRLEELVQELARLDSSLGDALVPHPSPEPPLGLLDGLIPLAEVWATMGPACGGAGKEDAVISEPGFCLLNSAQLLLTSQEESSSENPTTHPLPDQPVGQGCPELTSSIHAKKVELADLLQKMLQDLHAEQERLRGVAQVWVKRRAALETAVSQACAPRELERFIRFMADLERVLGLLLLLGSRLGRVHRALARAGEDSDPEERASLLQRLRLLQRQQEDAKELKEHVARRERALREVLVRALPEEGLRAYCSLLAGKAAVLAQQRSLDERARLLQEQLDAIRSDLGHHTLCPRPAWPPETCS
- the SHROOM1 gene encoding protein Shroom1 isoform X3, whose translation is MFLQDPAPAASMPSRTAAEALGPGGNRSSPASSTRSLDLQRLPSRADSAYSSFSAASGGPEPRTPSPRTDLFPYLDWDYVRAVRGGPAPASAAAPHTPARRAPVPAASSGPRSAEVRGAAEPLSRQATPLLCALAAEAEAAARAAEPLSPPASRAAYRQRLRSAQRRVLRETSFQRKELRVSLPARLRPAPPARPAAEHARSASLSHPDAAAGRARSRPPAPGTASPGRLANQQGKWCFSEPAKLACGDPGHGPAGECPGEACFSSGLTRWEPQELQHRALAEFEGHQIGWLPSVQPPGTADPDPGSLKLGEAYRPASQSWSASGDVLGPWRGSERVMAVVKTDPQVAEPPRPFCQTKLSSEEVFLKEVPLVRRRSYGDSCATQELPTSSYASDQQHGANLGQRAGPATVPLEHPLRECPETAEAGDCWQGVNSSVGVSRTTCCSPAGTANGDIPSMDDSTGLLTTDPPAAAESDPLKLLPTDALGPPGRDTPGPLDHTALAWGTGQPGSRPSWPSQRLEELVQELARLDSSLGDALVPHPSPEPPLGLLDGLIPLAEVWATMGPACGGAGKEDAVISEPGFCLLNSAQLLLTSQEESSSENPTTHPLPDQPVGQGCPELTSSIHAKKVELADLLQKMLQDLHAEQERLRGVAQVWVKRRAALETAVSQACAPRELERFIRFMADLERVLGLLLLLGSRLGRVHRALARAGEDSDPEERASLLQRLRLLQRQQEDAKELKEHVARRERALREVLVRALPEEGLRAYCSLLAGKAAVLAQQRSLDERARLLQEQLDAIRSDLGHHTLCPRPAWPPETCS